A window of the Lysinibacillus irui genome harbors these coding sequences:
- a CDS encoding YlbF family regulator → MINIYNDINALEATFRKTSEFEALKAAVEVVKNDEEALNVFKNFRKIQIDLQKKQLAGEDILEDELVYAQKAAQLAQQNEKISTMLEAEMKLSKVIEEVNRILIKPIQGLYEGIQ, encoded by the coding sequence ATGATTAATATTTATAATGACATTAATGCGCTTGAGGCAACATTCCGTAAAACTTCTGAGTTTGAAGCTTTAAAGGCTGCTGTTGAAGTTGTAAAAAATGATGAAGAGGCATTAAATGTCTTTAAAAACTTCCGTAAAATCCAAATCGATTTACAGAAAAAACAACTAGCTGGTGAGGATATTTTGGAAGATGAGCTTGTCTATGCACAAAAGGCGGCACAGCTCGCACAGCAAAATGAAAAAATATCAACTATGCTTGAAGCTGAAATGAAGTTAAGCAAGGTGATCGAAGAAGTGAATCGTATTTTAATAAAACCGATCCAAGGCTTATATGAGGGGATTCAATAA
- a CDS encoding DUF445 domain-containing protein codes for MDNFLVTLLFMAIIGAAIGGVTNHLAIKMLFRPHNAIYIKNWRVPFTPGLIPKRRDELAKQLGLTVVNYLLTPETFRKKFFSKDIQDKVEHFVQTKVEETIFTNDKTIQDWLNLAGFSHMPSTIEQKVEAIVEGQFASVKNTLSTKSIRTLLSEDIQNTIDAKIPVAVHHILEKGEDYFLSPEGEMTIKAMIDDFLSSKGSLGGMINMFLGDSSSLVGKVQRELVKFLQAPGTSTLLTKIFTQEWEKLKDRPAMDFLQDIQFEPILSKLQVYVKEQLAISERLNQPISYYWPEGNEWAKYTVIPQVIDKAFVKAEEKLEDVLKRLNLQEVVREQVDSFPVAKLEELVLGISKREFKMITVLGAVLGGLIGIVQGLIVYFI; via the coding sequence ATGGACAATTTTCTAGTGACATTACTTTTTATGGCAATTATTGGGGCTGCTATTGGGGGCGTAACAAATCATTTGGCCATTAAAATGCTTTTTCGCCCACATAATGCGATATATATTAAAAATTGGCGTGTACCATTTACACCAGGACTTATTCCAAAAAGACGTGATGAATTGGCGAAGCAGCTTGGCCTTACAGTCGTGAATTATTTATTAACGCCTGAAACATTTAGAAAGAAATTTTTCTCAAAGGACATCCAGGACAAAGTAGAACATTTTGTGCAAACAAAGGTTGAAGAAACAATCTTTACAAACGATAAAACAATTCAAGATTGGCTAAACTTAGCGGGCTTTTCACACATGCCCAGTACCATTGAGCAGAAGGTTGAAGCGATTGTTGAGGGACAATTTGCGTCAGTAAAGAATACACTATCAACAAAATCAATTCGTACACTGTTGTCTGAAGATATTCAAAATACAATTGATGCAAAAATTCCTGTAGCCGTACATCATATTTTGGAAAAGGGTGAGGATTATTTTTTATCACCTGAAGGCGAAATGACGATTAAGGCAATGATTGATGACTTCTTATCATCCAAGGGGTCTCTTGGTGGTATGATCAACATGTTTTTAGGTGATTCCTCCTCACTAGTTGGAAAAGTTCAACGTGAGCTTGTGAAGTTTCTACAAGCACCAGGAACTTCAACTTTACTAACGAAAATATTTACACAGGAATGGGAAAAATTAAAAGATCGACCAGCAATGGACTTTTTACAAGATATTCAATTTGAGCCGATTTTATCGAAATTACAAGTGTATGTAAAAGAGCAATTAGCTATTTCTGAACGTTTAAATCAACCGATTTCTTATTACTGGCCTGAAGGAAATGAGTGGGCCAAATATACGGTAATTCCACAAGTTATTGACAAAGCTTTTGTGAAAGCAGAGGAAAAACTTGAGGATGTATTAAAACGTTTAAATCTACAAGAAGTTGTTCGAGAACAGGTAGATTCCTTCCCGGTAGCAAAATTAGAGGAGCTTGTATTAGGTATTTCAAAACGTGAGTTTAAAATGATTACCGTATTAGGTGCAGTTCTTGGTGGATTGATTGGGATTGTGCAAGGGTTAATTGTTTACTTTATTTAA
- a CDS encoding GAF domain-containing sensor histidine kinase codes for MRENEHSNIGILKEIAELLNEETEIVTMLKGALIKFLNGTKFETGWIFFIDAKGRSELVVHENLPEALEYKNCHYLNKGGCWCVSRYRNEELKKASNIIECQRIESAIAANVGDHEGITHHATVPLQSGQERFGVLNVASKDTVRFSEEDLALLESVAFQMGSAIKRILLTKQEQEMALVKERNRLARDLHDSVNQLLFSVTLTARAGIEMTEDHEVKETFKEIQHLTQDALTEMRALIWQLRPKGLENGLLEAIKVYAEMLGLKLHVTVSGVLQFPSRIEETLFRVAQEALNNVRRHAGVLEAALYITVTPTDILLVIRDEGRGFVIDNNIKLLSMGLQSIKDRAKSVGGTADWVSEIGKGTELLIRLPY; via the coding sequence GTGAGGGAGAATGAGCATTCCAATATCGGTATTTTAAAAGAAATTGCTGAACTATTAAATGAAGAAACTGAAATTGTCACAATGCTAAAAGGTGCACTCATCAAATTTTTAAATGGCACCAAATTTGAAACAGGTTGGATTTTTTTTATTGATGCAAAGGGGCGCTCTGAGCTTGTTGTCCATGAAAATTTACCAGAAGCATTGGAATATAAAAATTGTCATTATTTAAATAAGGGTGGCTGTTGGTGTGTCTCCCGTTATCGCAATGAGGAACTGAAAAAAGCTTCAAATATTATCGAGTGTCAACGTATTGAAAGTGCTATCGCAGCAAATGTTGGAGACCATGAAGGGATTACACATCATGCCACAGTACCCCTGCAATCTGGACAAGAACGTTTTGGGGTGTTAAATGTTGCATCGAAGGACACTGTACGTTTTTCAGAGGAAGATCTTGCCTTACTAGAATCGGTGGCATTTCAGATGGGGTCGGCGATTAAACGAATTTTATTAACAAAACAAGAGCAAGAAATGGCCCTTGTGAAGGAACGGAACCGTCTAGCGCGTGATTTACATGATTCTGTCAATCAACTTCTATTCTCCGTAACATTAACAGCGAGAGCTGGTATTGAAATGACAGAGGACCATGAGGTGAAAGAAACCTTTAAAGAGATTCAGCACTTAACACAAGATGCCCTAACAGAGATGCGTGCGTTGATTTGGCAATTGCGCCCTAAGGGATTAGAAAATGGTTTACTTGAAGCCATAAAGGTATATGCTGAAATGCTAGGATTAAAATTACATGTTACGGTGTCAGGTGTACTACAATTCCCCTCACGTATTGAAGAAACATTATTTCGAGTAGCTCAAGAAGCATTAAATAATGTGCGTCGCCATGCTGGTGTGCTAGAAGCAGCATTATATATTACTGTGACACCTACAGATATTTTATTGGTTATTCGTGATGAGGGACGGGGATTTGTAATCGACAATAATATAAAGTTGCTGTCAATGGGCTTACAATCTATAAAAGATCGTGCTAAATCAGTGGGTGGCACCGCTGACTGGGTAAGTGAAATAGGCAAAGGTACGGAGCTGCTAATCCGCTTACCATATTAA
- a CDS encoding response regulator, translated as MIRVLIADDHHVVRRGLLFFLKTQKDIEVVGEAKNGLEAVSLAESIQPDIILMDLVMPEMDGIQATKRIKAKYPQIEILMLTSFSDRDHVVPAMEAGAAGYQLKDIEPDELVLSIRRIMRGENTLHPDATTTLEMDRQESQNAPHLLNPLTPREQDVLAELTKGKSNREIASSLFVTEKTVKTHISNIFTKLQVQDRTQAALYAVKHGLTEGSGT; from the coding sequence ATGATACGAGTATTAATTGCAGACGATCATCATGTGGTACGTCGTGGACTTTTGTTTTTCTTAAAGACACAAAAAGATATTGAGGTTGTCGGAGAGGCGAAAAATGGACTTGAAGCTGTATCATTAGCAGAAAGTATCCAACCAGATATTATCTTAATGGATTTAGTCATGCCAGAAATGGATGGCATTCAGGCAACTAAACGCATCAAAGCCAAATATCCACAAATAGAAATTTTAATGCTCACTAGCTTTTCTGATCGAGATCATGTTGTTCCAGCAATGGAGGCGGGAGCAGCTGGCTATCAGTTAAAAGATATTGAGCCAGATGAATTAGTATTATCCATTCGACGTATAATGCGTGGCGAAAATACATTGCATCCAGATGCAACCACAACGCTTGAAATGGACCGACAAGAATCACAAAATGCACCACATTTATTAAATCCGTTAACACCTCGCGAGCAAGATGTGCTAGCAGAGCTTACAAAAGGAAAGAGTAATCGAGAAATAGCATCCTCACTTTTTGTTACTGAAAAAACGGTTAAAACGCATATTTCAAATATCTTTACAAAGCTACAAGTGCAAGACCGTACACAGGCTGCGCTCTATGCAGTGAAGCATGGCCTAACAGAGGGTAGTGGCACTTAA
- a CDS encoding effector binding domain-containing protein, with translation MQSYCQSCGMPLIEEALLGTEKGGHKSQEYCAYCYEEGKFTQPQLTVEGMIDLCVQHLKEEGMPENEARSMLNSFLPSLKRWRKGEWKDPKMVERDSFQIVGISAQTSNAKEITSQAKIPQLWNDFYQQNIIEQIANQKNANIYGLYSDYETDVNGEYFITLGVQMLNSLDGDIPAGLTVKTVPAAKYLVFTSNQGALPDVVIQTWQDIWAWFANSGVERTYTGDFELYDERCANPQEAQVEIYIAVK, from the coding sequence ATGCAGAGCTATTGTCAAAGCTGTGGAATGCCATTAATAGAAGAGGCATTATTAGGAACTGAAAAAGGTGGTCACAAAAGTCAGGAGTATTGTGCTTATTGTTATGAGGAAGGCAAATTTACACAACCTCAATTAACCGTAGAAGGGATGATTGACCTTTGTGTGCAGCATCTAAAGGAAGAGGGTATGCCTGAAAATGAAGCACGTAGTATGCTTAATTCTTTTTTACCTAGCTTAAAAAGATGGAGAAAAGGCGAATGGAAGGACCCGAAAATGGTGGAAAGGGATTCATTTCAAATCGTAGGAATATCAGCCCAAACAAGCAATGCAAAAGAAATAACGTCACAAGCTAAAATCCCGCAATTATGGAATGATTTTTATCAGCAAAATATTATAGAGCAAATAGCTAATCAAAAAAATGCAAACATCTATGGTTTATATTCGGATTACGAGACGGATGTAAATGGGGAATACTTCATTACACTAGGAGTACAAATGTTAAATAGTCTTGATGGTGACATACCAGCTGGTTTAACTGTTAAAACCGTACCAGCAGCTAAATATTTAGTTTTTACATCAAATCAAGGAGCGTTACCAGACGTTGTCATACAAACATGGCAAGACATTTGGGCATGGTTTGCCAACTCTGGCGTAGAACGAACGTATACAGGAGATTTTGAATTGTATGATGAACGTTGTGCGAATCCACAGGAAGCTCAGGTAGAAATCTATATAGCGGTAAAATAA
- a CDS encoding YheE family protein: protein MIQHFSFKPLFENTQLPGWSISFFYLRERYAAEYLKDGTIQWIGSIPPNEEDVKKMIHELMLFHVYE, encoded by the coding sequence ATGATTCAGCATTTCAGTTTTAAACCTTTATTTGAAAATACTCAACTTCCAGGATGGTCCATTTCGTTTTTTTATCTGCGAGAACGATATGCAGCTGAGTATTTAAAGGACGGCACAATTCAATGGATAGGATCCATTCCTCCAAATGAGGAAGATGTTAAAAAAATGATTCATGAGCTTATGCTTTTCCACGTATACGAGTAA
- a CDS encoding response regulator translates to MIRAVLIDNEPLALHYFQNKLHAFQQIQVIQTFTSVEKFLNELPNIEFDVMFLEIKLQELSGLEVADIIKTERPQVSVIFITSYHEFALQAYEIGGLDYLLKPISHTRLEKSIARIEHEFSIQQMLQQATQTVLNVQCFDQFAVYSNNSLVAFKTEKTKELFAYFILHPNIPIHRDNLIDILWPDLDYVRAKSNLHTALSYLRKTLNTIGYDNCIVFSNKYYVFEKPNIVCDLYDFQKLHEEFSRLEFPSISLIHQCLSIYKNGLFVFDDYEWSTAYKDRLTKSYIELLEKGFQLTIFSDTEKAIEFLHALLDYDPYNEQKLEHYLYTLIQAGLHEQAHKIFQAYKQKLKEDLALTPSPSLLEISKKLIVYNK, encoded by the coding sequence GTGATTCGAGCCGTTTTAATAGACAATGAACCTTTAGCTTTACACTACTTCCAAAATAAACTACACGCCTTTCAACAAATACAGGTTATTCAAACCTTTACAAGTGTAGAAAAATTTCTTAATGAGTTGCCAAACATAGAGTTTGACGTCATGTTTTTAGAGATAAAACTCCAAGAATTATCTGGACTTGAAGTAGCAGATATTATTAAAACAGAACGTCCACAAGTCAGCGTTATTTTTATTACCTCCTATCATGAATTTGCTTTACAAGCCTATGAAATCGGAGGTCTCGATTATTTATTAAAGCCTATTAGTCATACTCGTTTAGAAAAATCGATAGCCCGTATTGAGCATGAATTTTCTATACAGCAAATGCTACAACAAGCAACACAAACAGTCTTAAACGTACAATGCTTTGATCAATTTGCTGTCTATAGCAATAATAGCTTAGTGGCATTTAAAACTGAAAAGACGAAGGAATTATTTGCTTATTTTATTTTGCACCCAAACATACCGATACATCGAGATAATTTAATTGATATTCTATGGCCAGATTTAGATTATGTACGTGCCAAATCAAATCTTCATACAGCTCTTTCTTATTTAAGAAAAACGTTAAATACAATAGGCTATGACAACTGTATTGTTTTTTCAAACAAATACTATGTTTTTGAAAAACCAAATATTGTGTGTGATTTATATGATTTTCAAAAACTTCATGAAGAATTTTCACGTTTGGAATTTCCCTCTATTTCATTGATTCATCAGTGTCTTTCTATTTATAAAAATGGCCTATTTGTTTTCGATGATTATGAATGGTCAACTGCCTACAAAGATAGATTAACGAAATCATACATAGAGTTACTAGAAAAAGGGTTTCAACTAACGATTTTTTCAGATACTGAAAAAGCAATTGAATTTTTACACGCTTTATTAGATTATGATCCATACAATGAACAAAAACTTGAGCACTATTTGTATACGTTAATACAGGCAGGACTTCATGAACAGGCACACAAAATATTCCAAGCATATAAGCAAAAACTAAAGGAAGATTTAGCACTAACACCAAGCCCTTCCTTACTAGAAATATCCAAAAAATTAATTGTTTACAATAAATAG
- a CDS encoding cation diffusion facilitator family transporter, protein MELYTNLRQGEKGAWLSIGTYLILSSIKLTIGYIGTSEALKADGLNNTTDIIASIAVLIGLRIAQRPPDSNHQYGHLRAETVASLVASFIMLVVGLQVLINSLQSLWEPTGTTPSLLTAYVAIGSAVAMYVVYRYNLALSKRIKSAAVKAAAFDNRSDALVSIGTAIGIFGAIFGFPIIDSLTALVVAFLIIKTAVEIFWEAVQSLTDAFDIDEVETLSVLIRNVDGVIELLDFKGRAHGNMYFIDITVTVDPYLNVFESHRITEEIERTILRENRFCQVLVHIEPHIEMILPQNDDKSPTN, encoded by the coding sequence ATGGAGCTCTATACAAATTTACGTCAAGGGGAAAAAGGTGCCTGGTTATCCATCGGTACATATCTAATTTTAAGCTCCATTAAGCTAACGATTGGCTATATTGGTACGTCGGAGGCATTAAAAGCAGATGGCTTAAATAATACGACAGATATTATCGCGTCTATCGCGGTATTAATTGGCTTACGTATTGCTCAAAGACCGCCTGATTCCAATCATCAATATGGACATTTACGTGCTGAAACAGTTGCCTCTTTGGTAGCATCATTCATTATGCTCGTTGTGGGTCTTCAGGTACTAATCAATTCTTTACAAAGTTTATGGGAACCCACTGGTACAACCCCATCCCTCTTAACAGCTTATGTAGCAATAGGAAGTGCTGTAGCTATGTATGTTGTTTATCGCTATAATTTAGCACTATCTAAAAGAATTAAAAGTGCTGCTGTTAAAGCTGCTGCCTTTGACAATCGCTCAGATGCACTTGTCAGTATTGGAACAGCAATCGGTATTTTCGGAGCTATATTTGGCTTCCCTATTATCGATTCTCTTACAGCCCTAGTCGTAGCCTTTTTAATTATTAAAACTGCAGTCGAAATCTTTTGGGAAGCTGTGCAAAGTCTTACTGATGCATTTGACATTGATGAGGTCGAGACTTTATCAGTCTTAATACGTAATGTTGATGGTGTAATCGAGCTCTTGGATTTTAAAGGTCGAGCACATGGTAATATGTACTTTATCGATATAACCGTAACAGTTGACCCTTACCTCAATGTTTTTGAAAGCCATCGTATTACCGAGGAAATAGAACGTACCATTTTACGTGAAAATCGTTTTTGCCAGGTTCTCGTGCATATCGAGCCGCATATCGAAATGATTCTCCCACAAAACGACGACAAGTCTCCTACCAATTGA
- a CDS encoding RluA family pseudouridine synthase yields MFLYEMNEDNLTIEELLRNQWRLGKKLVHELRMAKAITLANDELIQWNTPLQTGTIIKITFPIPTSSYKPTPVCAIDVVYEDDHCLIVSKPKGMATHPNDERDTHTCMNHVMAHIKEHGGIYAEHVHRLDKGTQGLLLVAKHPLAKSIFDRMIEEKSIIRTYAAEVQGNLRSSTGTISEPIGKDRHHATRRVVSKTGQHAVTHYEVVARYKNSCVVHLILETGRTHQIRVHLAYIGHPIIGDTMYGARETASGDYELHAIQLEFEHPFLNQRIIVKDEQ; encoded by the coding sequence ATGTTTCTTTATGAAATGAATGAAGATAACTTAACTATTGAAGAGCTATTGCGTAATCAGTGGAGGCTTGGGAAAAAGCTAGTCCATGAATTACGTATGGCTAAAGCAATCACATTAGCAAATGATGAGCTTATTCAATGGAATACACCTTTACAGACAGGAACGATAATCAAAATTACGTTTCCTATTCCAACATCTAGCTACAAACCAACACCTGTTTGTGCTATTGACGTTGTCTATGAAGATGACCATTGTTTAATCGTATCGAAGCCAAAAGGTATGGCAACACACCCTAATGATGAACGTGATACGCATACTTGTATGAACCATGTTATGGCACACATAAAAGAACATGGTGGCATTTATGCAGAGCATGTCCATCGTCTCGATAAAGGAACACAAGGGTTACTGCTTGTAGCAAAGCATCCTTTAGCAAAATCTATTTTTGATCGGATGATTGAGGAAAAATCTATTATTCGTACGTATGCTGCAGAAGTCCAAGGAAATTTAAGGTCTTCCACTGGAACTATTTCTGAGCCAATTGGCAAAGACCGACATCATGCTACAAGACGTGTTGTGTCCAAAACTGGTCAGCATGCTGTAACTCACTATGAAGTTGTGGCTCGCTACAAAAATTCCTGTGTTGTCCATCTGATTCTTGAAACTGGACGTACACATCAAATACGTGTTCATTTAGCCTATATCGGCCATCCGATTATCGGCGATACAATGTACGGCGCACGAGAAACGGCAAGCGGTGACTATGAGCTCCATGCCATTCAATTAGAATTTGAACATCCATTTTTAAATCAACGAATTATCGTTAAGGACGAGCAATAA
- a CDS encoding helix-turn-helix transcriptional regulator encodes MKLERLLTMTMILINRKKVKAQELAELFNVSVRTIYRDIETLSCAGVPVISQQGVNGGISLIEGYRVDKQVLTKDELTSLSIAIKSALTTYEDSHAEAVLEKLTSIADSQVKQSIDHLFVDLSPWGPNTVFKELVTTLKKAIASKHCVSFSYSTTYGQQTNRVVEPHTLVQKGKTWYLYGYCVLRRDFRLFKLARMKNIIQEDSTFERKKVNLSELPWGKEWHQPQNLVNLVISFDKKITTLVEESFGAEHIDHEQSMIHISIPEDEWLYGFLLSFGHRIKIIEPLYIRDIIQKRAQEIVYLYKNENN; translated from the coding sequence ATGAAATTAGAGCGTCTATTAACCATGACGATGATTTTAATTAATCGTAAAAAGGTTAAAGCTCAAGAACTAGCAGAGCTATTTAATGTGTCAGTGCGTACGATTTATCGAGATATTGAAACACTTAGCTGTGCAGGTGTACCTGTTATTAGTCAACAAGGTGTTAATGGAGGTATTAGTTTAATTGAAGGCTATCGTGTCGATAAACAAGTTTTGACAAAAGATGAGCTTACTTCACTTTCCATCGCTATTAAAAGTGCCTTGACTACCTATGAGGATTCACATGCTGAAGCAGTTCTTGAGAAATTAACAAGTATTGCGGATAGCCAAGTAAAACAATCGATTGATCACCTATTTGTAGATCTTAGTCCATGGGGACCAAACACTGTTTTTAAAGAGCTTGTTACAACGTTAAAGAAAGCAATAGCAAGTAAGCATTGTGTAAGTTTCAGCTATTCCACTACATATGGTCAACAAACAAATCGAGTAGTTGAACCGCATACGTTAGTTCAAAAAGGAAAGACATGGTATTTATATGGCTATTGCGTCTTAAGAAGGGATTTTCGTTTGTTTAAACTGGCGAGAATGAAAAATATAATTCAAGAGGATTCCACATTTGAGCGTAAGAAAGTTAATTTAAGTGAACTCCCTTGGGGTAAAGAATGGCATCAACCTCAAAACTTAGTCAATTTAGTTATTTCTTTTGATAAAAAGATCACGACATTGGTGGAAGAATCGTTTGGTGCAGAGCATATTGATCATGAGCAGTCCATGATTCATATCTCGATACCCGAAGATGAATGGCTTTATGGCTTTTTACTTAGTTTTGGCCATCGTATAAAAATTATAGAACCATTGTATATAAGAGATATTATTCAAAAACGAGCACAAGAAATTGTTTATTTATATAAAAATGAAAACAATTGA
- a CDS encoding hemolysin family protein, which yields MAAFALLIIMTGFFVATEFAIVKVRSTRIDQLLAEGHKKAKNAKRVVSDLDEYLSACQLGITITALGLGWLGEPTFEIILHPVFEFLNLNGSITSILSFILAFSIVTFMHVVIGELAPKTLAIQKAEFVTLNFSGPLILFHNITYPIIKLLNGSARGLTGLFGLKMMSESEVAHTEEELRMILSDSLKGGEINNSEYEYVNSIFEFSDRLAKEIMVPRTEIVGIDKELTIKEVFDLMGVEQYTRYPILDGDKDHIIGLVNMKHLLTAYIKDSKNGDKPVIDYMQPIIRVMETTQINDLLLKIQRERIHMAILMDEYGGTSGLVTIEDIIEEIVGDIQDEFDEDEIPEVQEIAENHFILDAKMLLENVNDMLGTDIEDDDIDTIGGWFMTKRFDAVEGDSIQEQGFEFIAKELDGHHILYLEVLKLPESDLSNELDAVTD from the coding sequence TTGGCGGCATTCGCCCTACTAATTATAATGACAGGATTTTTCGTTGCAACTGAATTTGCAATCGTAAAAGTGAGATCTACCCGCATTGATCAATTGCTCGCTGAAGGGCATAAAAAAGCGAAAAATGCTAAACGTGTTGTTTCAGATTTAGATGAATACTTATCTGCGTGTCAGCTAGGTATCACCATCACTGCACTCGGTTTAGGTTGGTTAGGTGAACCTACATTCGAAATTATTTTGCACCCAGTGTTTGAATTTCTAAATTTGAATGGTAGTATTACATCTATCCTTTCATTCATACTTGCATTCTCTATCGTAACGTTTATGCATGTTGTTATTGGGGAATTGGCGCCAAAAACATTAGCCATCCAAAAAGCAGAATTTGTCACATTAAACTTTTCTGGCCCATTAATTTTATTCCACAATATAACATATCCAATCATTAAGTTATTAAACGGATCTGCCCGCGGATTAACTGGTCTTTTCGGCTTAAAAATGATGTCAGAATCTGAAGTAGCTCATACAGAAGAAGAGCTGCGCATGATTTTGTCGGATAGTTTAAAAGGTGGGGAAATTAATAACTCAGAATATGAATATGTTAACAGTATTTTTGAGTTTTCAGATCGTCTTGCAAAAGAAATTATGGTTCCTCGAACTGAAATTGTTGGCATTGATAAAGAGCTAACAATTAAAGAAGTATTTGATTTAATGGGTGTTGAGCAATATACTCGTTATCCAATTCTTGATGGAGATAAAGACCATATTATCGGCTTAGTCAACATGAAGCATTTATTAACCGCTTACATTAAAGACTCAAAGAATGGTGATAAACCAGTTATTGACTATATGCAGCCTATTATTCGAGTAATGGAAACAACGCAAATTAACGATTTATTACTAAAAATTCAACGAGAACGTATTCATATGGCCATTTTAATGGATGAATATGGCGGAACATCTGGTTTAGTAACGATTGAAGATATTATTGAGGAAATTGTCGGCGATATTCAAGATGAATTCGATGAAGATGAGATCCCAGAAGTACAAGAAATTGCAGAAAATCACTTTATTTTAGATGCCAAGATGCTTCTTGAAAATGTGAATGATATGCTAGGTACTGACATAGAAGATGATGATATTGATACTATTGGCGGTTGGTTCATGACAAAGCGTTTTGATGCAGTCGAAGGAGACAGTATTCAGGAGCAAGGTTTTGAATTTATCGCAAAGGAATTAGATGGACACCATATTTTATACTTAGAAGTTCTGAAATTACCTGAAAGTGATTTATCAAATGAATTAGACGCTGTCACTGACTAA
- a CDS encoding disulfide formation protein C, translated as MSKKEENGLLFIWIVSAVATLGSLYFSEIRHYEPCKLCWIQRIFMYPIVIMTTVAFIQKNARIAVTTAVFSVIGGCISLYHYGIQKLSFLADNAPSCGAVSCTGQYINWLGFITIPFLALTAFILIAGASFYIIKAAKAAK; from the coding sequence ATGTCTAAAAAAGAGGAAAATGGCTTATTATTTATTTGGATTGTTTCTGCAGTAGCGACATTAGGTTCATTATACTTTTCCGAAATTCGTCACTATGAGCCTTGTAAATTATGTTGGATTCAACGTATTTTTATGTACCCAATTGTCATTATGACAACTGTAGCATTTATTCAAAAAAATGCTCGCATCGCTGTCACAACGGCCGTTTTTTCTGTCATCGGAGGCTGTATTTCACTATACCATTACGGCATTCAAAAGCTTAGCTTTTTAGCTGATAATGCTCCTTCCTGTGGCGCGGTTTCTTGTACAGGACAATATATTAACTGGTTAGGATTTATTACTATTCCGTTTCTAGCATTAACTGCATTTATTTTAATCGCAGGGGCAAGCTTTTATATAATAAAGGCTGCTAAAGCTGCAAAATAA
- a CDS encoding ribonuclease H family protein, with protein MHVLIEWTYKTPKGATTVLRSEEMPAAQALLLAEDMEKTGRVKSLHCIDRQNTNWTLKELKAYLKEIDTEPHNITVYFDGGFDRGTRQAGLGCAIYYEQNGKPYRLRRNAFSSELKSNNEAEYAALYLGLVELELLHVHHIPVRFIGDSQVVINQLSGEWPALEKELASWADKIDAKLEQLSIQAEYQLISRKDNSEADRLATQALNGIDITGLSEIVKE; from the coding sequence ATGCATGTACTTATTGAATGGACCTATAAAACACCTAAAGGAGCAACAACTGTTTTACGTTCTGAAGAAATGCCAGCCGCTCAAGCTTTATTACTTGCAGAGGATATGGAGAAAACGGGAAGAGTTAAGTCCCTTCATTGTATTGATCGACAAAATACAAATTGGACATTAAAAGAACTAAAAGCATATTTAAAGGAAATAGATACAGAGCCCCATAATATTACAGTCTATTTTGATGGAGGCTTTGACAGGGGGACAAGGCAGGCAGGGCTAGGGTGTGCCATATATTATGAACAAAACGGTAAGCCTTATCGTTTAAGAAGAAATGCCTTTTCATCAGAGCTTAAATCAAATAATGAAGCAGAATATGCAGCGCTCTATTTAGGCTTAGTGGAGCTAGAATTATTACATGTTCACCATATACCTGTACGCTTTATAGGAGATTCGCAGGTGGTCATCAATCAGTTAAGTGGCGAATGGCCAGCATTAGAAAAGGAATTAGCAAGTTGGGCAGATAAAATTGATGCTAAGTTAGAGCAGCTTAGCATCCAAGCGGAATACCAGCTTATTTCGCGTAAGGACAATTCAGAAGCGGACCGCCTAGCTACCCAAGCATTAAATGGTATCGATATTACTGGTTTGAGTGAGATTGTTAAAGAATAA